One part of the Falco peregrinus isolate bFalPer1 unplaced genomic scaffold, bFalPer1.pri scaffold_42, whole genome shotgun sequence genome encodes these proteins:
- the LOC129783462 gene encoding olfactory receptor 14C36-like has product MSNSSSITQFLLLALADTRELQLLHFWLSLGIYLAALMANGLIITTIVCDHHLQTPMYFFLLNLSLIDLGSISTTLPKAMANSLWDTRDISYSGCAAQLFLIVFFLSAECSLLTVMAYDRYVAICQPLHYGTLLGSRACVHMAAAAWASGFLNSLLQTANTFSLPLCQGNALGQVFCEIPQILKLSCSHTYLREVGLIVASSCLVCGCFIFIVLSYVQIFRAVLRIPSEQGRHKAFSTCLPHLAVVSLFVSTAIFAHLKPPSISSPSLDLVVAVLYSVVPPAVNPLIYSMRNQELKDALKKLMQSGVSQKQQIIHVPSQGISTSFLETPVGLAFYL; this is encoded by the coding sequence atgtccaacagcagctccatcacccagttcctcctcctggcattggcagacacgcgggagctgcagctcttgcacttctggctctccctgggcatctacctggctgccctcatggccaacggACTCATCATCACCACCATAGTGTGCGACCACCACCTGCAAACCCCtatgtacttcttcctcctcaacctctctCTCATCGACCtaggctccatctccaccactctccccaaagccatggccaactccctctgggacaccagggacatctcctactcaggatgtgctgcacagctcttcctgattgtctttttcctttcagcggagtgttctctcctcaccgtcatggcctatgaccgctacgtggccatctgccagcccctgcactacgggaccctgctgggcagcagagcttgtgtccacatggcagcagctgcctgggccagtgggtttctcaACTCCCTCCTACAGACAGCAAATACTTTTtcactgccgctctgccaaggcaatgccctgggacaggtcttctgtgaaatcccacagatcctcaagctctcctgctcacacacctacctcagggaagtggggcttatTGTGGCTAGTTCCTGTTTAGTCTGtggatgtttcattttcattgtgcTGTCCTACGttcagatcttcagggctgtgctgaggatcccctctgagcagggacggcacaaagccttttccacgtgcctccctcacctggccgtggtctCCCTCTTTGTCAGCACTGCCATATTTGCCCACCTGAagcccccctccatctcctccccatccctggacctggtggtggCAGTCCTGTACtcggtggtgcctccagcagtgaaccccctcatctacagcatgaggaaccaggagctgaaggacgcactgaagaagctgatgcagtcaggtgtCTCTCAGAAGCAACAAATTATCCATGTCCCTTCACAAGGCATTTCCACTTCATTTCTGGAAACTCCAGTGGGTTTAGCATTCTATTTGTGA